The Thiothrix subterranea genome has a segment encoding these proteins:
- the xseA gene encoding exodeoxyribonuclease VII large subunit → MQNERITFSVSQLNAEVGQRLSQGFPALWVEGEISNFTRASSGHLYLSLKDAGAQVRCAMFKGRASSLKLIPKNGLKVLVRGKVGLYEPRGEYQFIIEHMEDAGVGALQRQFEELKQRLQAQGLFAPEHKQTLPAFPRCIGVITSPTGAAIRDILNVLKRRCPQIPVLVYPVLVQGEGAKDQIANAIRQADRKKHCDVLILTRGGGSIEDLWSFNEEVVAHAIYTCSLPIISGVGHEIDFTIADFVADVRAPTPSAAAELVSPDMAALQTHVQRLLFQLQRHQQRRLQTASEHLQRLQQRLENQRPTNRLQQKVQRLDELDMRLQAALQRYLQSQQQRVANLSSRLQLQSPQRQIQQQQVQLSRWQQYLHVLIQQRLEKARNRLQMQARQLHALSPLATLERGYGIVRHQETGKVVRSTTALRLGQTVATQLPDGSFESIVTRVP, encoded by the coding sequence ATGCAAAACGAACGAATCACTTTCAGTGTCTCTCAACTCAACGCCGAAGTTGGGCAACGCCTGTCCCAAGGCTTCCCTGCCCTGTGGGTAGAAGGCGAAATATCCAACTTTACCCGTGCAAGCTCTGGGCATTTGTACCTCAGCCTCAAAGATGCCGGAGCGCAAGTGCGCTGTGCCATGTTCAAAGGACGCGCCTCCAGCCTGAAGCTTATTCCCAAAAACGGTTTGAAAGTGTTGGTGCGCGGCAAAGTCGGTTTGTACGAACCACGCGGTGAATACCAGTTCATTATCGAACACATGGAAGATGCCGGGGTTGGCGCATTGCAACGCCAGTTTGAAGAACTCAAACAGCGCTTGCAGGCACAAGGCTTATTCGCCCCCGAACACAAGCAAACCCTGCCCGCGTTTCCGCGTTGTATTGGGGTCATCACCTCACCGACAGGTGCGGCGATTCGCGACATCCTCAACGTATTGAAACGGCGTTGCCCACAAATTCCTGTACTGGTTTACCCCGTGCTCGTGCAGGGCGAAGGTGCAAAAGACCAAATTGCCAACGCCATCCGCCAAGCTGACAGGAAAAAACATTGTGATGTGCTAATTCTGACACGCGGCGGCGGCTCGATCGAAGACTTGTGGTCGTTCAATGAAGAAGTGGTGGCACACGCAATTTATACCTGTTCCCTGCCCATTATCAGCGGGGTCGGTCATGAAATCGACTTCACGATTGCGGATTTTGTGGCGGATGTCCGCGCACCTACGCCATCAGCAGCCGCTGAATTGGTCAGCCCCGATATGGCAGCGCTGCAAACCCACGTGCAACGGCTGCTATTCCAACTCCAACGCCATCAGCAACGGCGCTTACAGACTGCCAGCGAACACCTGCAACGTTTGCAACAACGCTTAGAAAACCAACGCCCGACCAATCGCTTACAACAGAAAGTGCAGCGCTTGGATGAACTCGATATGCGCTTACAAGCTGCCCTCCAGCGTTATTTGCAAAGCCAGCAACAGCGCGTAGCAAATCTATCCTCGCGCTTACAGTTGCAATCCCCGCAACGCCAAATACAACAGCAGCAAGTGCAATTGTCACGCTGGCAACAATACCTGCACGTATTAATCCAACAACGTTTGGAAAAAGCGCGTAACCGGCTACAAATGCAAGCGAGGCAATTACACGCCCTGAGTCCATTGGCAACGCTAGAACGCGGCTATGGCATTGTGCGCCATCAAGAAACCGGAAAAGTTGTGCGTAGCACCACTGCACTACGCCTAGGACAAACGGTTGCCACGCAACTGCCCGACGGCAGTTTTGAAAGTATTGTTACTCGCGTTCCCTAA
- a CDS encoding DUF938 domain-containing protein, translating to MTAKPFSEACEENKAPILAVIQPLLQDCAAVLEIGSGTGQHAVHFAAQMPHLLWHISDVREHHAGIQCWLDEANLPNTRNPLPLDVMHDPWPEVNVQAVYSANTVHIMGWDAVEALFAGVGKLLPDRGLFLLYGPFNYNGQYTSESNARFDQWLQMRDPRSGIRDFADLNRLAEQAGMHLQQDYTMPVNNRLLVWQRRMQA from the coding sequence ATGACAGCAAAACCCTTTTCTGAAGCTTGTGAAGAAAATAAAGCGCCGATTTTAGCCGTGATTCAGCCGCTTTTGCAGGATTGCGCGGCGGTGCTGGAAATCGGCAGTGGCACGGGGCAACACGCGGTGCATTTTGCTGCACAGATGCCGCATTTGCTTTGGCACATCAGCGATGTACGCGAGCATCATGCGGGTATTCAGTGTTGGTTGGATGAGGCAAATTTGCCGAATACCCGCAACCCCTTGCCGCTGGATGTGATGCATGACCCTTGGCCTGAAGTAAACGTGCAGGCGGTGTATTCCGCGAATACCGTGCATATTATGGGGTGGGATGCGGTTGAAGCATTGTTTGCCGGAGTCGGTAAGTTATTGCCAGATCGTGGTTTATTCTTGCTATACGGCCCGTTTAATTATAATGGGCAATATACCAGCGAGAGCAATGCGCGGTTTGATCAATGGTTGCAGATGCGTGACCCGCGCAGTGGAATTCGCGATTTTGCCGATTTGAATCGGTTAGCAGAACAGGCGGGAATGCACCTGCAACAGGATTACACGATGCCGGTGAATAACCGTTTATTGGTGTGGCAGCGGCGTATGCAGGCATGA